A DNA window from Zingiber officinale cultivar Zhangliang chromosome 3A, Zo_v1.1, whole genome shotgun sequence contains the following coding sequences:
- the LOC122051874 gene encoding short-chain dehydrogenase TIC 32 B, chloroplastic-like: MGYFREATGIKGPSGFGSGATAEQITQGIDASRLTVIITGGSSGIGAETARVLALRGAHVIIGARNLEAANNVKQSILQGIPSARIDIIQIDVSSLRSVRTFADKFLAMDLPLNVLINNAGIMYCPFQLSEDGVEMQFATNHLGHFLLTNLLLEKMKTTAARTGIEGRIVNLSSVAHIGPYREGIKFDKLNDKKAYDDKSAYGQSKLANILHSNELARRLKAEGANVTANSVHPGLVRTNLGKHSPVFMAVLKTVTCVLWKNIPQGAATSCYVAVHPSLKGVSGKYFADSNEEKPSDMARDAALAAKLWDFSEQLVNSK; this comes from the exons ATGGGTTACTTCAGGGAAGCCACCGGCATTAAAGGCCCCAGCGGATTCGGATCCGGCGCCACCGCCGAGCAGATCACCCAAGGCATTGACGCCTCCCGTCTCACCGTCATCATCACCG GTGGAAGCAGTGGTATTGGAGCCGAGACTGCGAGGGTGTTGGCCCTCCGAGGAGCCCATGTCATCATCGGCGCAAGGAACTTAGAAGCTGCCAACAATGTGAAACAAAGCATTCTACAGGGCATCCCATCTGCTAGAATTGACATCATACAGATTGATGTTAGCTCACTCAGATCTGTCAGAACCTTCGCCGACAAATTCCTTGCAATGGATCTGCCTCTCAATGTCTTGAT TAACAACGCTGGTATCATGTACTGCCCGTTCCAGCTCTCCGAGGATGGTGTGGAGATGCAGTTTGCCACTAATCATCTTG GTCACTTTTTGTTGACAAATCTTCTCCTCGAGAAAATGAAAACCACAGCGGCGAGGACGGGGATTGAAGGCCGCATCGTGAATCTATCCTCGGTAGCTCATATTGGACCTTATAGGGAAGGAATCAAGTTCGATAAACTCAATGACAAGAAGGC ATACGATGATAAATCGGCATATGGGCAGTCCAAATTGGCAAACATCTTGCACTCCAATGAGCTCGCCCGGCGCTTGAAG GCAGAAGGTGCAAATGTCACAGCAAATTCTGTTCATCCCGGTCTGGTTAGGACAAACTTGGGAAAACATTCTCCCGTCTTCATGG CTGTGTTGAAAACTGTCACCTGCGTCCTGTGGAAGAACATACCTCAG GGAGCAGCAACCTCATGTTATGTGGCGGTGCATCCTAGCCTGAAGGGCGTGAGTGGTAAGTACTTCGCCGACTCGAACGAGGAAAAGCCGAGCGACATGGCCAGGGATGCAGCGTTAGCAGCGAAGCTTTGGGACTTCAGCGAGCAACTTGTGAATTCAAAATAA